The genomic region ATATATAAACAATTTATTAAGTACGTCATTTATATTGTTATAAAAATTGGGTGGCTAATGTAGATTGCTTATTCATGTTTATTTGGAGCTACATAAATCAAGTGAATTTTTAGAGGagaaaattttgtatatttaattgAGAGCTTttttaaaaattctattttttttcaaaaaggaaTTTTAATTCAAAGGCTTATTATCGAGCCTCTTAACTAATATTATTGTAGTTAGTAAGGGTTTAACCATGTCTTTTCTTTATTTTGGTTGTATCTAAGAGatttttaaagcattaaataaGGTATTTGCTCTTAAAAAATAGAGATAAGATATAGGTTTTCCACATTTATTTTAGAGCTATTGAAAGCTCATTTACTACACATTTGTCTGACAATTCTTTATGTCATGGTATTTAGAGATAtccattaaaaaattaaatttgttgtCATTTTATTTAAAGATATACACTTGAATATTAGATTTATGATCAAACAATTATAAAATAATCATTCATATTGATAAAGATTTCTTAAGAACATTTCAATTTGGAACTTTTAAAAAAAACATACTTTGTATTTAGGTCACTCCTATGTTTTCCTATTGTTTTTAATCTTTGTcattaatataaaattaataatttgACCAAAACAAACTTGACCATATTACAATAATATAAAAGCAAGACTTTAAAGACTTTAGAACACTATCATATTATAAGCTTGTCCCACAAGAAATTGACGTTTGACGTAATTGATATGTTCTAGGCATTGCCtgtgaaaaaaaaaaacataaaactttATCTAAAGTGAAAGCAAAGGTTTAAGGCTACATGATAAATATACTCTATCCCATCAGTTTGTTTTTACAATTCACTGTAATATCTAGCTCTATATAAGTAGAAGAACGTACCCATTTTATTACAAGTATTTAATTTCAAAGAATACGCAGGGTTGGGGAATCCATGGAGTCCAAAGTACAAAAAGTTGCAGGAAATTCCCATGCAAGCCATGCAATATTTGGCAACAACGTGGATATTCTGGAAGAAATCTTGAAGCATCTGGATGCCAAGTCAGTGGGCATCGTCTCCTGTGTTAGCAAAGGGTGTCAGCAAGCTGCAGAAAGTGAATATGTGTGGAAAATCATATGTACCCACATCTGTCCTTCATCTGTTTTTGAAACAGAGAGGCTCCAATCACGGGTAGCAACCATGGGTGGATTCAAACGCCTCTATACGAATTTCTTGCATCCTCTCCGCTCATATTCCCATCATAAGCACTGTTCTTCGCTGAATGAAGATGTCATCAGGCTTTCTCTCTCACTGTTTTCAGTTGATTACTATGAAAGGAGGCTTGAATCTTTAAGGACCAGAAATGCCTCCAATTTTAAGATCCATTCAGGCATTACTGCAATAGATCAGTCTCCAGATTCCTGCACAGATATAGTGCAGAAATCGATGAAAGAGAATCGAAGGGCATGTTTTATCTGAGGCCTGCAGTGAAATTATAATGGAGGTATTTTTTTGACGTCCGGTCTGTTTGTGCTGGTTCAAACAGTTTAGGTTTACTGATGCAAAGGAAAATTATAGGAACAGCCTTAGAAAATCAGTTAAGAAATTTGTTTACAGAAGTttataagttttgaaattttgatatattaaatttattgtTCAAGGCAATGGATTGTTCTTTCTCTAAGTTATTTGGCCTGAATGAGATCACACTTCAAATCCAGAGCGAGTCATTCAGAGTCATGCTTCTCAGACAAGTATTTCATATGGGAAAAGTCGGTGGGTTTCGAACCACAGATCTGGTTTATGAATTAATTTACACCAATGCCATCTCTGGTAAAGTAAAAAGGGTGAAGACAGATTAAGAGTCAGATTTTGAGACATTGATTGTAATCTTGGCTGGTATTGACTGCAATTTTGGCTGGTTTGTAATTATTGTTTGTAGGTATTTGGTTATATGGATTGTAGCTTTCCTTTGGTGTTGCTTGTAATTTAATGATTTTGTCatagtttttaattatattttgtaattgcGTGTTCTTTATTTAAAAGTAAGTTAAAAAGgtgaaatttattaaaaaaattattaaaaaataagttTTTCTAATTTTGTATATCTAATGTTTTGGatattttaattaaaaagtaagaGATGAAAGATTCAACAAGTAAATTTATAGTTCTATTTAATTTGAAAGGAAGATATTTAAAAAAACTGTATCAATTTGAAAGGGAatgtatattttaaaattttgtagaAAAAGGGAAAG from Cryptomeria japonica chromosome 3, Sugi_1.0, whole genome shotgun sequence harbors:
- the LOC131080050 gene encoding F-box protein GID2-like; amino-acid sequence: MESKVQKVAGNSHASHAIFGNNVDILEEILKHLDAKSVGIVSCVSKGCQQAAESEYVWKIICTHICPSSVFETERLQSRVATMGGFKRLYTNFLHPLRSYSHHKHCSSLNEDVIRLSLSLFSVDYYERRLESLRTRNASNFKIHSGITAIDQSPDSCTDIVQKSMKENRRACFI